Part of the Bacteroidales bacterium genome, GATAAGCCAGGTATAAATGCCGGTATAGGTGTCGAAAATCGTTTTCGCAATTATTGGTCGTTTCGCATGGAACTAAATTATATTCAAACAGGAAGCCGAAAGCTCTCTAATCCCGATATTCCAGACGATCGTTTTTATACATTACGCTTAAATTATGTAGAAGTCCCTTTTTTGTTTGGGGTAACGATAAAAAAGAAATACTTAATCGAATCAGGAATGGTTTTGGCTTATTTATTTAAAGCACGCGAAGATGTTGATGGGTCAGGATTTTTAAACCCAGAACCACCATTTAAAAAATTCGACTTCCCTATAAGAACAGGGGTGGGATATATAATAACCGATAAGCTTTCATTAAAATTTCATTATTCCTACTCTACCCTACCTATACGCAATCATCCTGGGAATCAAACATGGTATTTTAATAAAGGTCAATACAATAATTATTTAATACTTTCGCTAAATCTTAATTTATGAATACCCAAATAATAATTGCTGTAACCGGCGCCAGTGGCAGTATATATGCCCAAAAATTTATAAACGATGTATTGATTTTTTCTGACTATTCGATAAGCCTTATTTTTTCTGAAACAGCTAAAAAAGTTTGGGAATACGAACTTACAACTCCAATTCCTTCTGTATCGGAACGAATAAAAATTTTTTCGAACGACGATTTTTTTGCAGCACCTGCTAGTGGCTCTGCCGACTATTCCTATATGGTAATTATTCCCTGCTCTATGGGAACATTAGGACGAATTGCACATGGCATTTCAATCGATTTAATTGGAAGAGCTGCCGATGTAATGCTCAAAGAACGCCAAAAACTTATTTTAGTGCCACGAGAATTACCATACAATCTCATACATTTACGAAATATGACTCAAATTACTGAAGCAGGAGGCATCATAATACCTGCATCGCCTTCGTTTTATAATCATCCTCAAAAAATAGAACAATTAATTGAAACTGTTACAGATAGAATTTTGCCATTGATCAATATTAATAAACCCACCTTTCGATGGGGCAATAAATAAAAAATAATTGTTCGTTTACATTTGGCTTAATTTGAGTACAACTTTTATTAACTCCAAGGCATAAAATATTGATATGTATTTATATTAAAGTCGTATCAATAAAATTCGTACCTTTGTAAAAAATAACTATTTATGGAAAAACGAAAATACAACGACAATAAAGACCCTAAAAACAACCGCAATAAATAC contains:
- a CDS encoding PorT family protein is translated as MKNFIYIVAFMCFYTFLQAQKFAPTIKFGAVTSQVDGDKLEGYDKPGINAGIGVENRFRNYWSFRMELNYIQTGSRKLSNPDIPDDRFYTLRLNYVEVPFLFGVTIKKKYLIESGMVLAYLFKAREDVDGSGFLNPEPPFKKFDFPIRTGVGYIITDKLSLKFHYSYSTLPIRNHPGNQTWYFNKGQYNNYLILSLNLNL
- a CDS encoding UbiX family flavin prenyltransferase, which codes for MNTQIIIAVTGASGSIYAQKFINDVLIFSDYSISLIFSETAKKVWEYELTTPIPSVSERIKIFSNDDFFAAPASGSADYSYMVIIPCSMGTLGRIAHGISIDLIGRAADVMLKERQKLILVPRELPYNLIHLRNMTQITEAGGIIIPASPSFYNHPQKIEQLIETVTDRILPLININKPTFRWGNK